The Neobacillus sp. PS3-34 genome has a window encoding:
- the def gene encoding peptide deformylase, giving the protein MSIRKIVTYPAEILEQDCKQVEVFDKKLVKILNDMYDTMIEFDGVGIAAPQIGIDSQIAIVDVDDEHGTIEMINPRIIETSGEQTGPEGCLSFPGVYGEVTRPFYVKIEAFDRKGRKYTLEAEDFLARAIQHEIDHLSGILFTTKVTKYLTEEELEGLEKE; this is encoded by the coding sequence TTGTCTATACGAAAAATTGTAACTTATCCTGCAGAAATTCTTGAACAGGATTGTAAGCAGGTAGAGGTTTTTGATAAAAAGCTTGTGAAGATATTAAATGATATGTATGATACAATGATTGAATTTGATGGGGTCGGTATTGCGGCACCTCAGATTGGAATTGATTCGCAAATTGCCATCGTCGATGTCGATGATGAACACGGAACAATTGAAATGATTAATCCGAGAATTATCGAAACTTCAGGAGAACAGACCGGCCCGGAAGGCTGTTTAAGTTTTCCCGGCGTATATGGTGAAGTGACAAGGCCGTTTTATGTGAAGATTGAAGCCTTTGACAGAAAAGGAAGAAAGTATACTTTGGAAGCAGAGGATTTTCTGGCAAGGGCAATCCAGCATGAAATAGATCATCTATCCGGTATTTTGTTTACCACAAAAGTGACAAAATATTTGACTGAAGAAGAGTTGGAAGGGTTGGAAAAGGAATGA
- the rpoZ gene encoding DNA-directed RNA polymerase subunit omega has translation MLYPSIDSLLEKIDSKYSLVSVAAKRARAMQIVANPQMEKYVSHKFVGKALEEIYGGQLTYRIAKKTDGSAE, from the coding sequence ATGTTATATCCTTCTATTGATTCACTTCTTGAAAAAATTGATTCCAAGTATTCCCTTGTATCTGTTGCGGCAAAAAGGGCACGCGCTATGCAGATAGTTGCAAACCCACAGATGGAAAAGTATGTTTCTCATAAATTTGTCGGTAAAGCGCTTGAAGAAATCTATGGCGGCCAGCTGACATACAGAATCGCCAAAAAGACAGACGGTTCAGCTGAGTAA
- the gmk gene encoding guanylate kinase, with protein sequence MNEKGLLIVLSGRSGVGKGTVRKEIFSQPDTAFEYSISATTRLPREGEVHGVDYFFKTRDDFEELIRQEKLLEYAEFVGNYYGTPVDYVRETLDAGKDVFLEIEVKGARQVREKFPEGLFIFLMPPSLTELKNRIVTRGTETEDLINNRMLSAREEIEMLDLYDYVVENDQVQLACERIKAIVTAEHCRRERIEYRYKKLLEAE encoded by the coding sequence ATGAATGAAAAAGGGTTGCTTATCGTTCTTTCAGGGCGTTCGGGAGTCGGAAAAGGAACGGTCAGAAAAGAAATTTTTTCACAGCCGGACACGGCGTTTGAATATTCCATTTCAGCTACAACAAGATTGCCTCGCGAGGGTGAAGTTCACGGAGTCGATTACTTCTTTAAAACAAGGGATGATTTCGAAGAACTAATCCGCCAGGAAAAACTATTGGAATACGCAGAGTTTGTCGGTAATTATTACGGCACTCCTGTAGATTATGTCAGGGAAACACTAGATGCTGGCAAGGATGTGTTCCTTGAGATTGAAGTAAAGGGAGCACGCCAGGTTCGTGAAAAATTCCCGGAAGGCTTATTTATCTTCCTTATGCCTCCTAGCTTAACAGAACTGAAAAACAGGATTGTCACTAGGGGCACTGAAACAGAGGATTTAATCAATAACCGTATGCTTTCAGCACGCGAAGAAATCGAAATGCTGGACTTATATGATTATGTCGTTGAAAATGACCAGGTACAGCTTGCCTGCGAGCGGATTAAAGCAATTGTCACTGCCGAACATTGCCGCAGGGAACGCATAGAATACCGGTACAAAAAATTATTGGAGGCTGAATAA
- the remA gene encoding extracellular matrix/biofilm regulator RemA → MSIKLINIGFGNIVSANRIISIVSPESAPIKRIIQDARDRGSLIDATYGRRTRAVIVMDSDHVILSAVQPETVAHRLADRVDIIDEG, encoded by the coding sequence ATGTCCATAAAGCTAATCAATATCGGATTTGGGAATATTGTTTCTGCAAACCGAATTATTTCAATAGTCAGCCCTGAATCAGCTCCGATAAAAAGAATCATCCAGGATGCGCGTGACCGCGGTTCGTTGATTGATGCTACTTATGGCAGGCGGACACGGGCAGTCATTGTCATGGACAGTGACCATGTGATTCTTTCTGCGGTACAGCCGGAAACGGTTGCCCATAGGCTGGCTGACCGCGTTGATATTATTGATGAAGGGTAG
- a CDS encoding YicC/YloC family endoribonuclease, with protein sequence MAVSMTGFGRSKTESGSFTVHVEIKTVNHRFCEYHIRMPRQLLKVEEKIKKILGAYIRRGRVEVFITVEGEGAVSRQLRVEWDLIEEYYQFIKKAQLKYGIEGTITLQELINREDLIHIEETEGSDDELENAVLAAAEDAACHLTKMRQDEGIELVKDITSHLHQLEAFVNSLRKHAPSVVQQYKERLTRRMQEFLNGQADEARILTEVAVFSEKADINEELIRLNSHIQQFFNILIENNPIGRKLDFLVQEMNREANTIGSKANDSIIARDVVEIKSLLEKMKEQIQNIE encoded by the coding sequence ATGGCAGTTAGCATGACGGGTTTTGGAAGAAGTAAAACAGAAAGTGGTTCTTTTACTGTCCATGTTGAAATTAAAACGGTTAATCACCGATTTTGCGAATATCATATTCGAATGCCGCGGCAGCTCCTTAAAGTGGAAGAGAAAATAAAAAAGATACTTGGTGCCTATATCCGGCGTGGGAGAGTGGAGGTTTTCATCACTGTAGAGGGTGAAGGTGCTGTCAGCCGCCAGCTTCGTGTGGAATGGGACTTAATAGAGGAATATTACCAATTTATTAAAAAAGCTCAGTTAAAATACGGAATTGAAGGAACCATTACCTTACAAGAATTGATAAACCGTGAAGATTTAATACATATTGAAGAGACAGAAGGCTCTGATGATGAGCTTGAAAATGCAGTTCTGGCAGCTGCTGAAGATGCGGCTTGCCACCTAACGAAAATGAGGCAGGATGAAGGGATTGAGCTTGTAAAAGACATTACCTCACATTTGCATCAGCTCGAAGCATTTGTAAATAGTTTGCGAAAGCACGCACCTTCTGTTGTTCAACAATATAAAGAGAGATTGACGAGAAGAATGCAGGAATTTCTTAATGGCCAGGCTGATGAAGCAAGAATCCTGACAGAAGTGGCGGTCTTTTCGGAAAAAGCGGATATCAACGAGGAATTGATCAGGCTGAACAGCCATATCCAGCAATTTTTTAATATCTTAATCGAAAATAATCCGATAGGGCGTAAATTGGATTTTCTTGTTCAGGAGATGAATAGGGAGGCTAATACAATAGGCTCAAAAGCGAACGATTCCATTATCGCAAGAGATGTTGTTGAAATTAAAAGTTTGCTTGAAAAAATGAAAGAGCAGATTCAGAATATTGAATGA
- the pyrE gene encoding orotate phosphoribosyltransferase — translation MKREIAASLLEINAVALRPNEPFTWTSGLRSPIYCDNRLTLSYPVVRRQIAGGLKKLILEHFPEAELVAGTATAGIPHAAWVSELMDLPMCYVRSSAKGHGKGNQIEGKAEAGQKVVVIEDLISTGGSVITAVEALRAAGCDVLGAVSIFTYGLEKGKTLLAEAKIENRSLTDFPTLVTEAIQKGYISVSDQESLLAWSKDPANWGNRFE, via the coding sequence ATGAAGAGGGAAATTGCGGCAAGCTTATTAGAAATAAATGCTGTGGCTTTAAGGCCGAATGAACCATTTACTTGGACATCGGGACTACGATCCCCAATTTATTGCGACAACCGGCTGACTCTTTCTTATCCGGTGGTTCGCCGGCAAATAGCAGGAGGGTTAAAAAAGCTTATTCTCGAACACTTTCCTGAAGCAGAGCTTGTAGCCGGAACAGCAACAGCAGGAATTCCTCATGCTGCCTGGGTGAGTGAGCTTATGGATCTGCCGATGTGCTATGTACGCTCTTCGGCAAAGGGACATGGCAAGGGAAATCAGATTGAAGGCAAAGCGGAAGCAGGGCAAAAAGTGGTTGTAATAGAGGATTTAATTTCAACCGGTGGAAGTGTGATTACTGCGGTTGAGGCGTTAAGAGCTGCGGGCTGTGATGTGCTTGGCGCAGTATCGATTTTTACGTACGGGCTGGAAAAAGGTAAAACACTTTTAGCGGAGGCAAAAATTGAAAATCGTTCGTTGACCGATTTTCCGACATTAGTTACTGAGGCTATTCAAAAAGGATATATTAGCGTAAGTGACCAGGAAAGTTTGCTGGCTTGGAGCAAGGATCCTGCGAATTGGGGAAATAGGTTTGAATAA
- a CDS encoding dihydroorotate dehydrogenase — MKQLEINLPGLKLKNPIMPASGCFGFGREFSEFYNLDLLGAIMIKAATLEPRFGNPTPRVAETSAGMLNAIGLQNPGVKKIISDELPWLGQFDVPIIANVAGSQEEDYIEVAKQISRAGNVHALELNISCPNVKTGGIAFGTIPEVAKKLTHKVKEVSEVPVYVKLSPNVTNIVEMAKAVEEGGADGLTMINTLIGMRLDLKTGRPILANNTGGLSGPAIKPVALRMIYEVSQRTNLPIIGMGGVQSAEDVIEFFYAGASAVAVGTANFIDPLACPTIIEELPELLVKLGFEHISECTGRSWRKNEQPAYHRT, encoded by the coding sequence ATGAAACAGCTTGAAATAAATTTGCCTGGATTGAAGCTAAAAAATCCCATCATGCCTGCCTCCGGCTGCTTTGGTTTCGGCAGAGAATTCAGCGAGTTCTATAATCTCGATTTACTGGGCGCAATCATGATAAAAGCAGCAACTCTTGAACCACGCTTCGGTAATCCTACGCCGCGTGTTGCTGAAACATCTGCTGGCATGCTAAATGCGATAGGGTTACAGAATCCTGGTGTTAAAAAGATCATATCTGACGAATTGCCATGGCTTGGGCAGTTTGATGTGCCAATCATTGCAAATGTAGCCGGCTCACAGGAAGAGGATTATATCGAAGTAGCGAAGCAAATTTCAAGGGCAGGCAATGTTCATGCACTTGAATTAAACATTTCGTGCCCGAACGTAAAAACGGGGGGGATTGCTTTTGGAACGATTCCTGAAGTTGCTAAGAAATTAACACATAAAGTCAAGGAAGTCTCCGAGGTGCCGGTTTATGTTAAACTATCGCCGAATGTAACGAACATCGTAGAGATGGCGAAGGCAGTTGAAGAAGGCGGTGCAGATGGGCTGACCATGATCAATACTCTCATCGGTATGAGACTCGATTTGAAAACGGGAAGGCCAATATTGGCTAACAACACTGGCGGGCTTTCAGGGCCTGCAATTAAGCCTGTCGCACTCAGGATGATTTACGAGGTAAGCCAGCGCACTAATTTGCCGATTATCGGAATGGGCGGCGTTCAATCAGCGGAAGATGTGATTGAGTTCTTTTATGCTGGAGCAAGTGCAGTTGCAGTCGGTACCGCTAATTTTATCGACCCGTTAGCTTGCCCAACTATAATAGAGGAGCTTCCAGAGCTGCTCGTAAAACTGGGCTTTGAACATATTTCTGAATGTACGGGAAGGAGCTGGAGGAAAAATGAACAACCCGCTTATCATCGCACTTGA